From a single Halobellus ruber genomic region:
- a CDS encoding ABC transporter ATP-binding protein, translating into MSESTPGAEPLVEVEGLEKYYYEQDTILDRLLGRDPVSIKAVDGLDFEIHEGETLGLVGESGCGKSTTGETLLRLREATDGQVRFDGQNLFEMTDGELTEFRRRAQVVFQDPFSSLDPRMTAGEIITEPLEIHDIAGPAERRERAIDLLERVGLSGDQIDRYPNEFSGGQRQRIGIARALALEPDFIVLDEPVSALDVSVQAQVLNLLEDLQAEFDLTYLFIAHDLSVVRHISDRVSVMYLGEIVETGSVEDIFESPAHPYTRALLESVPRASADEHGRRVDTLEGDVPSPRAPPDGCRFHTRCPHAREACRAEVPADIEVESGQYAACFRNVDDHPYWRSEPLAHAEVNAGGE; encoded by the coding sequence ATGAGTGAGTCGACACCGGGTGCGGAACCGTTGGTGGAGGTCGAGGGACTGGAGAAGTACTACTACGAACAGGACACGATACTCGACCGGCTACTGGGCCGGGACCCGGTGAGCATAAAGGCCGTCGACGGCCTCGACTTCGAGATCCACGAGGGGGAGACGCTGGGGCTGGTCGGCGAGTCCGGTTGTGGCAAGTCAACGACCGGTGAGACCCTGCTGCGGCTGCGGGAGGCGACTGACGGGCAGGTTCGCTTCGACGGGCAGAACCTGTTCGAGATGACCGACGGCGAGCTCACGGAGTTCCGCAGGCGGGCGCAGGTGGTCTTCCAGGATCCCTTCTCCAGCCTCGACCCTCGGATGACCGCCGGCGAGATCATCACCGAACCGCTGGAGATCCACGACATTGCCGGCCCCGCGGAGCGCCGCGAGCGGGCGATCGACCTCCTCGAGCGGGTCGGGCTCTCCGGCGACCAGATCGACCGCTACCCCAACGAGTTCTCCGGCGGCCAGCGCCAGCGGATCGGGATCGCCCGCGCCCTCGCACTCGAGCCCGACTTCATCGTGCTCGACGAGCCCGTCAGCGCGCTGGACGTCTCCGTCCAGGCACAGGTGCTCAACCTGCTGGAGGACCTCCAGGCGGAGTTCGATCTCACCTACCTCTTCATCGCCCACGACCTGAGCGTCGTCCGGCACATCTCCGACCGGGTTTCGGTGATGTATCTGGGGGAAATAGTCGAGACCGGCAGTGTCGAGGACATCTTCGAGAGCCCCGCACACCCCTACACGAGGGCGTTGCTGGAGAGCGTTCCACGAGCGAGCGCCGACGAGCACGGGCGGCGGGTCGACACCCTGGAGGGGGACGTCCCGTCGCCGCGCGCTCCGCCGGACGGCTGTCGGTTCCACACTCGATGCCCCCACGCCCGCGAGGCCTGTCGCGCCGAGGTACCCGCCGACATTGAGGTCGAATCCGGACAGTACGCCGCCTGCTTCCGGAACGTCGACGATCATCCCTACTGGCGGAGTGAGCCGCTTGCCCACGCCGAGGTGAACGCCGGCGGGGAGTGA
- the cdd gene encoding cytidine deaminase — MTDDLVDRAREALDQAYVPYSEYAVGAALRTADGSVYVGCNIENANYSNSLHAEEVAVAAAVADGHRSFDRIAVTSGARDGVTPCGMCRQTLAEFADAGLPVVCDEGDGGTTTYTLGELLPNTISTDTLEAAAEGRDGDGES; from the coding sequence ATGACCGATGACCTCGTCGACCGCGCCCGCGAAGCGCTCGACCAGGCGTACGTCCCGTACTCCGAATACGCCGTCGGCGCGGCGCTTCGGACCGCCGACGGCTCCGTTTACGTCGGTTGCAACATCGAGAACGCCAACTACTCCAACAGCCTCCACGCCGAGGAGGTCGCGGTCGCCGCTGCGGTCGCGGACGGCCACCGCTCGTTCGATCGGATTGCAGTCACGTCAGGCGCCCGCGACGGCGTGACGCCCTGCGGGATGTGCCGCCAGACCCTCGCTGAGTTCGCCGACGCTGGTCTCCCCGTCGTCTGCGACGAGGGCGACGGCGGGACCACCACCTACACACTGGGCGAACTGCTGCCGAACACGATCTCGACGGACACGCTCGAAGCGGCTGCGGAGGGTCGCGACGGCGACGGGGAGTCGTAG
- a CDS encoding nucleoside phosphorylase, with protein MNDSEDPNDEVQYHLAVGPEDVADAVLLPGNPERVDKITALWDSYEERAEHREFRTATGTYEDTPISVTSTGIGSPSAAIAVEELARVGADTFVRVGSCGAIQPGMDVGDLVITDGAVRQEGTSAEYVREDYPAVADREVVSALVAAAERLGYDYHVGLTMSADSFYTGQGRAGFEGFRAAGSESLIEDLREANVKNVEMEAAALLTLATVYGLRAGAVCSVYANRITGEFRTEGESRAAETASLAVHLLARMDEVKREADADCWHPGLSLD; from the coding sequence ATGAACGACAGCGAAGACCCCAACGACGAGGTGCAGTACCACCTCGCGGTCGGTCCCGAGGACGTCGCCGACGCGGTCCTCCTTCCCGGCAACCCCGAGCGCGTCGACAAGATCACCGCGCTGTGGGACAGCTACGAGGAGCGGGCCGAACACCGCGAGTTTCGGACCGCGACGGGCACCTACGAGGACACGCCGATCTCCGTCACGTCGACCGGGATCGGGAGCCCCTCCGCGGCGATCGCGGTCGAGGAACTCGCCCGCGTCGGCGCCGACACGTTCGTCCGGGTGGGCTCCTGTGGGGCGATCCAGCCCGGGATGGACGTCGGCGACCTGGTGATCACCGACGGGGCGGTCCGCCAGGAGGGGACCTCCGCGGAGTACGTCCGCGAGGACTATCCCGCCGTCGCCGACCGGGAGGTCGTCTCGGCCCTCGTCGCCGCCGCCGAGCGCCTGGGCTACGACTACCACGTCGGGCTGACGATGAGCGCCGACTCCTTCTACACCGGGCAGGGCCGCGCCGGCTTCGAGGGGTTCCGGGCGGCGGGTTCGGAGTCGCTGATCGAGGACCTCCGGGAGGCGAACGTGAAGAACGTCGAGATGGAGGCCGCGGCGCTACTCACGCTCGCGACCGTCTACGGCCTGCGGGCGGGGGCGGTCTGCTCGGTGTACGCGAACCGCATCACCGGCGAGTTCCGGACCGAGGGCGAGTCCCGGGCGGCCGAGACCGCGAGTCTCGCGGTCCACCTGCTCGCGCGGATGGACGAGGTGAAGCGTGAGGCGGACGCCGACTGCTGGCATCCGGGACTGTCGCTCGATTGA
- a CDS encoding NAD(P)/FAD-dependent oxidoreductase encodes MSTQVVVVGAGYAGAGAVKRLEDELDPGVDLTWISEQDYHLVLHEVHRCIRDPSVESKVAIPIDEIKSPSTEFKRGRVTNVDVDDRVVELEDGEVEYDYLLLGVGSGTAFFGIDGLQEHAHELKGLDDARAIHADVEAAAEDASRDDPAQVIVGGAGLSGIQTAGEIAEYRDEHNAPIDVTIVEGLDEVFPGNDSELQGALRRRLEALDVEIITGEFISEADEDAVYLGGGDDDPGEEIEYDVLIWTGGITGHDEVHGVDLEQDDRSHRIHAEADFQTSDERVFAVGDAALVDQGEDTVAPPTAQAAWQAAEVAGENVARAVEGRPLKTWRHDDKGTVISVGDDAVAHGVKLPGLGELPINVFGGPAARTLKKAIAARWIADVSSPRNALAAWGSM; translated from the coding sequence ATGAGTACGCAAGTCGTCGTTGTCGGCGCGGGCTATGCGGGTGCGGGCGCCGTCAAACGGCTCGAAGACGAACTCGACCCCGGCGTCGATCTCACGTGGATCTCAGAACAGGACTACCACCTCGTCCTCCACGAGGTCCACCGGTGCATCCGGGACCCCAGCGTCGAATCGAAGGTCGCGATCCCGATCGACGAGATCAAATCGCCCTCGACGGAGTTCAAGCGCGGCCGGGTGACGAACGTCGACGTCGACGACCGGGTCGTCGAACTCGAAGACGGCGAGGTCGAGTACGACTACCTCCTTTTGGGGGTCGGCTCCGGCACCGCCTTCTTCGGCATCGACGGCCTGCAGGAACACGCCCACGAACTGAAAGGCCTCGACGACGCGCGGGCTATCCACGCCGATGTCGAGGCGGCGGCGGAAGACGCCTCCCGCGACGACCCCGCCCAGGTGATCGTCGGCGGCGCGGGGCTCTCCGGCATCCAGACCGCCGGTGAGATCGCCGAGTATCGCGACGAGCACAACGCGCCCATCGACGTGACCATCGTCGAGGGGCTCGACGAGGTCTTCCCGGGCAACGACTCCGAACTCCAGGGTGCGCTCCGCCGGCGGCTGGAAGCGCTCGACGTCGAGATCATCACGGGGGAGTTCATCTCGGAGGCCGACGAAGACGCCGTCTACCTCGGCGGCGGCGACGACGACCCCGGCGAAGAGATCGAGTACGACGTCCTGATCTGGACCGGCGGTATCACCGGCCACGACGAGGTCCACGGCGTCGACCTCGAACAGGACGACCGCTCACATCGGATCCACGCCGAAGCCGACTTCCAGACCTCGGACGAGCGGGTGTTCGCGGTGGGCGACGCCGCCTTAGTCGACCAAGGCGAGGACACGGTCGCGCCGCCGACCGCCCAGGCCGCCTGGCAGGCCGCGGAGGTTGCCGGCGAGAACGTCGCCCGCGCGGTGGAGGGCCGGCCGCTGAAGACGTGGCGCCACGACGACAAGGGGACCGTCATCTCGGTCGGCGACGACGCGGTCGCCCACGGCGTCAAGCTTCCGGGACTCGGCGAACTCCCGATCAACGTCTTCGGCGGGCCCGCCGCGCGGACGCTGAAGAAGGCGATCGCCGCGCGGTGGATCGCGGACGTCTCCTCCCCACGCAACGCGCTCGCAGCGTGGGGAAGTATGTAA
- a CDS encoding Rrf2 family transcriptional regulator has product MSSIELTSSQKTILTALINLHRESEDAVKGEDIAEEVDRNPGTIRNQMQSLKALQLVEGVPGPKGGYKPTANAYEALDVDRMDEPAYVPLYHDGEEVENANVDEIDLSSVHHPELCRAEIHIQGSVREFHEGDGVTVGPTPLSKLVIEGTVDGKDDTGNILILRIQDMRAPVEEPSH; this is encoded by the coding sequence ATGTCATCCATCGAACTGACGTCCAGTCAGAAGACGATACTGACTGCGCTGATAAACCTCCACCGGGAGAGCGAGGACGCGGTGAAGGGAGAGGACATCGCCGAGGAAGTCGACCGGAACCCGGGGACGATCAGAAACCAGATGCAGAGCCTGAAAGCCCTCCAGCTCGTCGAGGGGGTCCCCGGCCCGAAGGGCGGCTACAAGCCCACCGCGAACGCCTACGAGGCGCTCGACGTGGACCGGATGGACGAGCCGGCGTACGTCCCGCTCTACCACGACGGCGAGGAAGTCGAGAACGCAAACGTCGACGAGATCGACCTCTCCTCGGTACACCACCCCGAACTGTGCCGGGCCGAGATCCACATCCAGGGGTCGGTACGGGAGTTCCACGAGGGCGACGGCGTGACGGTCGGTCCCACGCCGCTTTCGAAGCTCGTGATCGAGGGAACCGTCGACGGGAAGGACGACACCGGAAACATCCTCATCCTCCGGATTCAGGACATGCGCGCGCCGGTCGAGGAGCCGTCCCACTGA